The genomic region CCTCGCATCCGCACGCGGAAATCGCGCCCCTCGACGAGGAGCGGCACGCCGACAAGGGTTGCCTGGCGGGCGAGGACGGCCTCGACGGCAGGCTCCTGCCTGGCCGAGAGCGCGACCCCGCTCCTGATGATGGCCGCCTTCTCGCCGGCGATGGCCTCGAGCGTATCGCCCAGATACGCCTGGTGGTCGTAGTCGATGCGCGTGATCACCTCGACGGCGGGACGGCCGACGGAGGTCGAATCGAGCCGCCCGCCGAGACCCGTTTCAAGCACCGCCACCTCGACGCCGTCGCTCGCGAAGTGGTCGAGCGCGAGCGCGGTCAGGGCCTCGAACATGGTCGCGTCGAGCCTTGCCAGGAGCGTGCCGAGGGCCTCCACGCCGTCGGCCAACACGGCCTCCTCGATCGGGCGGCCGTCCACGCGGATGCGCTCGCGCAGGTCCAGCAGGTGGGGCGAGGTGTAAAGGCCGACGCGGCGGCCGGCGGACTCCAGGATGGCCGCGAGCATCGCGGCGACGGAGCCCTTGCCGTTGGTGCCCGCCACCTGCACCAGGGTCATCGCGCGCTCCGGGCTGCCCACAGCCGCAAGGAGCGCCTCGATGCGCTCGAGGCCGGGGCGCATGCCGGCCATTTCTCCGCCCCGCAGCCCGGTGATGCGGGCCACCGCCTCGCGGTACGTCATGGTGCCGGCAGCGACCGGCCCGCGAAGAATCCGAAGATGCGGCGGAGGGTCTCCCGCATCTCGCGCCGCTCCACTACGAGGTCGAGCTGGCCGTGCTCGAGCAGGAACTCCGAGCGCTGGAATCCCTCGGGCAGCGGCTGGCGGATGGTCTCGGCGATCACGCGCGGCCCGGCGAAGCCGATGAGGGCGCGTGGCTCGGCAAGGATGAGATCTCCCAGCATGGCGAAACTGGCCGTGACTCCGCCCGTGGTCGGGTCGGTGAGAAGCGAGACGTAGGGCAGGCGCTCGTCGGCCAGCCGCTTGAGCGCCGCGGCGGTCTTGGCCATCTGCATGAGCGAGAGGATGCCCTCCTGCATGCGCGCCCCGCCGGACGCCGACACGATCAGCAGCGGCAGCCGCTTCTGGATCGCGAGCTCGATGGCCCGCGCGAGCTTCTCGCCCACGACCGAGGCCATGCTGCCGCCGAGAAAGCCGAACTCGAACACGGCGAGGACCACGGGGTGCCCCCCGATGCGCGCGACACCCGTCAGCACCGCCTCCTCGAGACCGGTCTTGCTGCGGGCGGCCTTGACGCGGTCCGTGTACCGCTTGGTGTCCTTGAAGCCGAGCGGGTCCTTGGAGCGCAGCCCCGCCTCGCGCTCCTCGAAGGAGCCTTCGTCCACGATCGAGGCGATGCGCTCGCGCGCGCTGATGCGGAAGGGGTAGCGGCACTTGGGACAGACGCGGCCCGCGCGGTCGACCTCCGCGCGGTAGACGATCTCCTTGCAGGAGTCGCATTTGACCCAGAGGCCCTCGGCGATGTTGACCTTCTTGGGCCTGTCCTCCCCTTCCCCCTTTCCCTTCCAGAACCAGGCGACCATGCTCAGGCCCTCGACTCTTCGCCTACGGGCCTGAGCGGCTCTTTGAGCGACGCGATAAAATCGCCGATCTTCGTCACGAGGTCGGCCTGGCCCGCGTGCTTCTCGACGAGCTGGACGATGGCCGAGCCGACGATGACACCGTCGGCCGCCTGTCCCACGGCCGCGGCCTGGGCCGGAGTGCCGATGCCGAAGCCGACGCAGATCGGCTTCGTGGTGATCCCGCGCAGAGTGCGCAGGTGCTGCGCCAACTCCGCCGGCAGCTCGGCGCGGGCGCCCGTCACGCCCATCAGCGAGACCATGTAGAGAAAGCCGCTGCTGGCCCGCGCGATCTTCCGCATCCGGTCGGGAGTGGACGTCGGCGCGACGAGGTGGATCAGGTCGAGCTCTGCGGAGTTCGCCTCGCCGCGCAGGGGCCCGGATTCCTCGGGCGGCAGGTCCGCGACGATGACGCCGTCCACGCCGCTCTCCACGGCCGTCCCGCAGAAGGCCTTGAGCCCGAAGGCAAGGAGCAGGTTGTAGTACGTGAGGAAGACCAGCGGCACGGCGGTCTCGCCGCGCAGCTCGCGCGCGAGCTCGAGCACGCGGGGCAGCGTCACCCCGGCGTGGAGCGCCCGCTGGGTCGCGCGCTGGATGACGGGGCCGTCGGCCAGCGGGTCCGAGAACGGCACGCCCAGCTCGACGATGTCCGCGCCGCGCCGCGCGGCCTCGACCACCAGCCGGCGCGTGAGCGCCAGCGACGGATCGCCCGCGGTGAAGTAGGGCACGAGCGCCCGCTCGCCGCGCTGTCGAAGCGCCGCGAACGTCGCCGCCAGGCGCCCGGCCGTCGTCACCGCCGGCCTCCGGCCGCCGCGGGCGCGCCGCGACCGGGGACGTCCGCGAGCGCCTCCTCCACCGTGTGGACGTCCTTGTCGCCCCGGCCGGACAGCCCGACCACGATGCTCTGGCTCTTCTTCATGGCGGCGGCAGCCCGCATCGCCCAGGCAACCGCGTGCGCGGACTCGAGCGCGGGCATGATGCCCTCGAGCCGCGTCAGGACCCCGAAGGCGTCCAGGGCCTCGACATCGGTCGCCGACTCGTACTGGAAGCGCCCCATCTCCTTGTAGTAGGCGTGCTCGGGCCCGGAGCCCGGGTAGTCGAGTCCGGCGGAGATCGAGTGAGCTTCGGCGATCTGCCCGTCGTCGTTCTGGAGCACGTAGCTCATGCTGCCGTGCAGCACGCCGACCGCTCCCGCGCCGAGCGAGGCGCCGTGCCTGCCGGTGGAGACGCCGTGGCCGCCGGGCTCGACTCCCACGATCCTGACGCGCGTGTCCTTGATGAAGGGCCAGAAGAGACCGATGGCGTTGGAGCCGCCGCCCACGCAGGCGACCAAGAGGTCGGGCAGCCTCCCCGTGATCTTGCGCGACTGGGCCCTCGCCTCCTCGCCGATAACGCGGTGGAAGTCGCGGACCATCATGGGGTACGGGTGCGGGCCCAGCGCCGATCCGAGGAGGTAGTAGGTGCTCCGCACGTTGGTGACCCAGTCCCGCAGGGCCTCGTTGACGGCATCCTTGAGCGTCTTCGAGCCGCTCTCGACGGGGATGACCGCGGCGCCGAGGAGCTTCATCCGGAAGACGTTGAGCGCCTGGCGCGCGATGTCCACGCTGCCCATGTACACCTGGCACTCGAGCCCCAAGAGCGCCGCCGCGGTCGCCGACGCGACGCCGTGCTGGCCCGCGCCCGTCTCCGCGATGATGCGCCGCTTGCCCATGCGCTCGGCCAGGAGCGCCTGGCCCAGCACGTTGTTGATCTTGTGCGCGCCTGTATGGCAGAGGTCTTCTCGCTTGAGAAAGATTTTGGCCCCGCCGCAATGCTTAGTGAGCCGCTCGGCGAAGTACAGCGGTGTCGGACGTCCGGCGTAACTCGCCAGAAGCCCTCTCAGGCGGCCGGTGAACCGCTTGTCCCGCATCGCCGCCCGGTAGGCCTTCTCGAGTTCGACGAGCGGGGCCATCAGCGTCTCGGGGACGAAGCGCCCGCCGAAGCGACCGAAGTGTCCGGCGGCGTCGGGGAGAGATCCGGGGTCGGGAAGGCGGGAGGTCATGCCGATCGAGCCGCGGCCACGAAGCGCCGCACCTTGTCGGGGTCCTTGGTGCCGGGACTCGCCTCCACCCCCGAGGTCACGTCTACGGCGTAGGGCTTCACGATGCCGATGGCCCGGACCACGTTCTCCGGCGTGAGCCCGCCCGAGAGAATGACTCTCGGCCTCGGCCGGTCGCAGTAGGTCGCAACGATGCGGGCGGCATGGCCCCACTCCAGGGGCTCGCGGGCCTCGCCCTCGCTCCATCGGACCGCTGTGTCGAGGAGCACCGCGGCGGCGACCTTGCTGTAGGACAGCACCTGGAACCCCTCGGTGACCCGGTACGCCGGCAGGCCCTCGATCGTCGACGCCGGCGGCAGCTTGATGGTCTTGATCACCGGCAGGTCGTAGCCGGCGAGGTCCTCGGGTTTCTCCTCGCCATGGAATTGCAGCGCTCCCAGTCCCGCCTCCGCGGCCACCGCCTTGACATGGCCAGGGGCGTGATCCCAGAAGATGCCGACCGTCGTGACGAATGGCGGCAGCTGGGCGATGATCGATGCCGCTGCCGCAGGCTCCACGTACCGCGGCGTCTTCTCCACGAAGATGAAGCCGAGGGCGTCCACGCCGGCGTCGACAGCACAGCGCGCGTCCTCGATATTGGTGATCCCGCAGATCTTCACCCTGATCAACTCAGCACTCGCCTCGCCGGGGATCCACTCAGCTCTCGCCTCATGGCTTCGCCCTTCGGCTCGAACTGCCACGCCTGCGGCTTGTCGGCCCCGTCTCGGCTCGAAAGGCCATCAGCACTCGCCTCATGGCTTCGCCCTTTGGCTCGAACTGCCACAGCCACCGTCCTGGAGCGTGAGCTCCCGCACCTTGGCCGCCACGTCCGCGGCCCGCACGAGACCTTCGCCGACGAGGACGGCGTGCGCCCCCGCCCGGACGACCCGTAGGACGTCGTCCCGCGTGAAGATGCCGCTCTCGCTCACCGCCGTATGCGCGGGCGGGATCCGCGGCAGCAGCGCGAGCGAGGCCTCGAGGCTCGTCTCGAGCGTCTGGAGGTCGCGGTTGTTGACGCCGATGACGGGCGCGCCGAGCGCCACGGCCCTGTCGAGCTCCGCGGCCGTGTGCGCCTCGACGAGGGTGGCCAGGCCGATGCCCTTGGCGGCGTGGTGGAGGTCGCGGAGCCGGGGATCGTCGAGCGCCGCCACGATCAGCAGCACGGCATCGGCGCCCGCGGCGCGCGATTCCCAGAGCTGGTACTCGTCGAGGATGAACTCCTTGCGGAGAAGGGGAAGGTCCACGGCCGCGCGCACGGCGACGAGATCACCGAGCGCGCCGCGGAAGTATTTCTCGTCGGTCAGGACGGAGATCGCCGCCGCGCCCGCCCGCGCGTAGACGCGCGCCTGGGCCACGGGATCGAGTGCGGCGTTCAGCGTGCCCCTGGAGGGAGAGGCCTTCTTCACCTCGGCGATGAGCCGGACGCCGCCCGGGGAGGGCGGTCTCAGCGCGGCCTCGAACTCTCTTGCGGGGCCGAGCCCGCGGCAGGACGCCTCTAGCTCGGCCTGCGGCTGTTCCCCGCGAAGCCGCCGGAGCTCCTCCCGCTTGTTCGCGAGAATCTCGTCGAGCGCGCCCATCCCATGACCTAATAGTCGCCGCGCAGCCCGTGCTCGTGCGCCGGGGCGAGATCGATGCGCGCCATCTGCTCGAGCACGTGCTCGCGCAGCGTCCGCGGCGGTGGCAGGTCGCGCACGATCTTCCCCCTCGCGATCAGCGGTTTGAGCAGCGCCTCCGCCGGTCTGCCGCCGGCGTCCACCGGCGCCGGCTTCGCGGCGGACAGCACCACGTTCGTCACCGTGCCGGGCAGGCGCCACACCTGCTTGGCGCCGGAGCGCTTGCCGCGCTTGGCCATGGGCCGACCTTCGATCTCCATGATGTCGAGCGCGAAGGACAGCACGGGCGCGTTCGCGATGGAGGTGCCGACGCCGTACCCGTCTACGAGGGGGTTGAGCTTGAGGATCTCGTACTCATCGATCCCGCCCGAGGCGAAGATCTTCACGTGCTCGAAGCCGCGGATGTCGAGCTCCCAGCGGACCTCCTCGAGGATGCGGAAGAAGTCACCGCGCCGCGACGACGGCGTGTCGAGCCGCACGGCGTACAGGTCCTTGCCGAGCGCCTCGGCGACGCGAATCGCCTCGAACTTCTCGTCCTGGAGGGTATCGATGAGGGCGACCCGCCTGACCTTCGGATCGATGACCTCGTGGAAGGCCTTCAAGGCCTCGACCGTGTCACCAAACATCAGCACGAGGGCGTGGGGGATCGTGCCCGTGGGGTCGGCGTCGATCAGCTCGGCGGCCTTGGTGACGGCCACGCCGTCGCAGCCGCCGACGAAGGCGTTGCGCTCGATCATCGGCGCGAGCGCGGGGTGCATCCGCCGCGCCCCGAACGAGATGACCGCGCGGTCGCCCGCGGCGCGCTTGCAGCGGGCGGCCTTGGTCGCGATGCCCGAGGCCTGGCAGAGGAGGCCGAGCAGCGCCGTCTCGTACTCTGCCCACTCGACGTACGTGCCCTCGATGACCAGCACCGGCTCGTGGGGACCGAAGATCGTCC from Candidatus Methylomirabilota bacterium harbors:
- a CDS encoding folylpolyglutamate synthase/dihydrofolate synthase family protein translates to MTYREAVARITGLRGGEMAGMRPGLERIEALLAAVGSPERAMTLVQVAGTNGKGSVAAMLAAILESAGRRVGLYTSPHLLDLRERIRVDGRPIEEAVLADGVEALGTLLARLDATMFEALTALALDHFASDGVEVAVLETGLGGRLDSTSVGRPAVEVITRIDYDHQAYLGDTLEAIAGEKAAIIRSGVALSARQEPAVEAVLARQATLVGVPLLVEGRDFRVRMRGASLDGQWFDLEGPGWRLGDVRCGLLGVFQPGNALLAAGAARALGAGDAAIRAGLGRARWPGRFQLIRRDPPVIVDGAHNPAGARALAASLEAYFPGRRVTFVVGTSEDKDRTGILAALLPLAERVICTAAHHPRASSPASLAELARALVGGGTTRVDTAATPTEALQMALSEAETPTVCVAGSLFLIGEILAQATENTDIFSQAVQRG
- the accD gene encoding acetyl-CoA carboxylase, carboxyltransferase subunit beta, with protein sequence MVAWFWKGKGEGEDRPKKVNIAEGLWVKCDSCKEIVYRAEVDRAGRVCPKCRYPFRISARERIASIVDEGSFEEREAGLRSKDPLGFKDTKRYTDRVKAARSKTGLEEAVLTGVARIGGHPVVLAVFEFGFLGGSMASVVGEKLARAIELAIQKRLPLLIVSASGGARMQEGILSLMQMAKTAAALKRLADERLPYVSLLTDPTTGGVTASFAMLGDLILAEPRALIGFAGPRVIAETIRQPLPEGFQRSEFLLEHGQLDLVVERREMRETLRRIFGFFAGRSLPAP
- the trpA gene encoding tryptophan synthase subunit alpha, which translates into the protein MTTAGRLAATFAALRQRGERALVPYFTAGDPSLALTRRLVVEAARRGADIVELGVPFSDPLADGPVIQRATQRALHAGVTLPRVLELARELRGETAVPLVFLTYYNLLLAFGLKAFCGTAVESGVDGVIVADLPPEESGPLRGEANSAELDLIHLVAPTSTPDRMRKIARASSGFLYMVSLMGVTGARAELPAELAQHLRTLRGITTKPICVGFGIGTPAQAAAVGQAADGVIVGSAIVQLVEKHAGQADLVTKIGDFIASLKEPLRPVGEESRA
- the trpB gene encoding tryptophan synthase subunit beta, whose protein sequence is MTSRLPDPGSLPDAAGHFGRFGGRFVPETLMAPLVELEKAYRAAMRDKRFTGRLRGLLASYAGRPTPLYFAERLTKHCGGAKIFLKREDLCHTGAHKINNVLGQALLAERMGKRRIIAETGAGQHGVASATAAALLGLECQVYMGSVDIARQALNVFRMKLLGAAVIPVESGSKTLKDAVNEALRDWVTNVRSTYYLLGSALGPHPYPMMVRDFHRVIGEEARAQSRKITGRLPDLLVACVGGGSNAIGLFWPFIKDTRVRIVGVEPGGHGVSTGRHGASLGAGAVGVLHGSMSYVLQNDDGQIAEAHSISAGLDYPGSGPEHAYYKEMGRFQYESATDVEALDAFGVLTRLEGIMPALESAHAVAWAMRAAAAMKKSQSIVVGLSGRGDKDVHTVEEALADVPGRGAPAAAGGRR
- a CDS encoding phosphoribosylanthranilate isomerase — protein: MKICGITNIEDARCAVDAGVDALGFIFVEKTPRYVEPAAAASIIAQLPPFVTTVGIFWDHAPGHVKAVAAEAGLGALQFHGEEKPEDLAGYDLPVIKTIKLPPASTIEGLPAYRVTEGFQVLSYSKVAAAVLLDTAVRWSEGEAREPLEWGHAARIVATYCDRPRPRVILSGGLTPENVVRAIGIVKPYAVDVTSGVEASPGTKDPDKVRRFVAAARSA
- the trpC gene encoding indole-3-glycerol phosphate synthase TrpC, which translates into the protein MGALDEILANKREELRRLRGEQPQAELEASCRGLGPAREFEAALRPPSPGGVRLIAEVKKASPSRGTLNAALDPVAQARVYARAGAAAISVLTDEKYFRGALGDLVAVRAAVDLPLLRKEFILDEYQLWESRAAGADAVLLIVAALDDPRLRDLHHAAKGIGLATLVEAHTAAELDRAVALGAPVIGVNNRDLQTLETSLEASLALLPRIPPAHTAVSESGIFTRDDVLRVVRAGAHAVLVGEGLVRAADVAAKVRELTLQDGGCGSSSQRAKP
- a CDS encoding nicotinate phosphoribosyltransferase, encoding MANQPKRAFHIASEPEIKAGQVSDVYFQRTIQILKAKGLTKRVKAEIRLKSFPQADWNFGILAGIEEAAALLEGLPVNAWAMDEGTIFGPHEPVLVIEGTYVEWAEYETALLGLLCQASGIATKAARCKRAAGDRAVISFGARRMHPALAPMIERNAFVGGCDGVAVTKAAELIDADPTGTIPHALVLMFGDTVEALKAFHEVIDPKVRRVALIDTLQDEKFEAIRVAEALGKDLYAVRLDTPSSRRGDFFRILEEVRWELDIRGFEHVKIFASGGIDEYEILKLNPLVDGYGVGTSIANAPVLSFALDIMEIEGRPMAKRGKRSGAKQVWRLPGTVTNVVLSAAKPAPVDAGGRPAEALLKPLIARGKIVRDLPPPRTLREHVLEQMARIDLAPAHEHGLRGDY